A stretch of the Lineus longissimus chromosome 12, tnLinLong1.2, whole genome shotgun sequence genome encodes the following:
- the LOC135497125 gene encoding protein slit-like, translating into MKRTILDRLVMLRGYIWLVLTLYLVHSSQENVNRNGCPTPCSCTIVQLVQPDQQQAIVDLQCQNRDIDMILPNFHSLTKWDMNFTVDKILLDQNYMRTIPANIFKDLTIRSISFEGNPLNFVHPDAFAGTRGITDLNFNECNLTSVPNIFKHVPDIQTLELRGNKLKFIEKGSFEPILNLRLIDLSHNFIENLDFIINRCSYTKAFTSIVLTDNPLKCTCDAYELVKSRTVQLVDGVCAAPKLFQGMYIGTGTAFDDDEDDRDAFSVYGGRTCQDECPHASGLRFDCFRSIWTNGADLNCYKRPLCVNDKLKCQGGAVANVYKTTDAVNYTEPDSGDDDDDDDDDDDDIDGNYLSKNETRIKNRPSYLLEKMRFQHADHYNKSGATNLFRSSDQSSCFMVILASFAYCSFL; encoded by the coding sequence ATGAAACGGACGATCCTTGACCGTCTCGTGATGCTGCGAGGATACATTTGGTTGGTCCTAACGCTGTACCTCGTCCACTCCTCTCAGGAAAACGTGAACAGGAACGGCTGTCCCACGCCCTGTAGCTGTACCATCGTACAACTAGTTCAGCCTGACCAACAGCAAGCCATCGTAGACCTCCAGTGCCAGAATCGAGACATTGACATGATACTCCCGAACTTTCACAGCCTGACGAAATGGGACATGAACTTTACTGTTGACAAGATACTGCTGGATCAAAATTACATGCGGACCATACcggcaaacattttcaaagatttGACAATTCGTTCAATATCCTTTGAAGGCAACCCTTTAAACTTCGTACACCCCGATGCTTTTGCAGGAACAAGGGGAATAACGGATTTAAATTTCAATGAGTGTAACTTAACCTCAGTgccaaacattttcaaacacgTGCCTGATATTCAAACATTAGAATTAAGAGGAAATAAGCTAAAGTTTATCGAGAAGGGGTCATTTGAACCTATTTTGAACTTGCGTCTAATCGACCTGTCGCATAACTTCATCGAAAATTTGGATTTTATCATTAACAGATGCAGTTATACGAAAGCATTCACGAGTATAGTATTAACTGATAATCCGCTTAAGTGTACTTGTGACGCGTATGAGTTGGTGAAGTCGAGAACAGTTCAGTTAGTAGATGGTGTGTGTGCCGCCCCCAAACTGTTTCAGGGTATGTATATTGGGACGGGCACCGCCTtcgatgatgacgaagacgacaGAGATGCGTTTTCTGTGTACGGTGGACGAACGTGCCAAGACGAATGCCCGCATGCAAGTGGTCTGCGGTTCGATTGCTTCCGTTCTATATGGACTAATGGCGCCGATCTAAACTGTTACAAGCGCCCTCTGTGTGTAAACGATAAACTAAAGTGCCAAGGTGGCGCTGTTGCTAATGTTTATAAAACAACAGACGCTGTTAATTACACAGAACCGGACAgtggcgacgacgacgatgatgatgatgatgatgatgatgacattgatggcAACTATTTATCAAAAAATGAAACAAGGATAAAAAATCGGCCATCGTATTTATTAGAAAAGATGAGATTCCAACATGCTGATCATTATAACAAATCTGGTGCTACAAACTTGTTTCGGTCAAGTGACCAATCAAGCTGCTTTATGGTAATATTAGCTTCATTTGCATATTGTTCTTTTTTATAG